A window of Caretta caretta isolate rCarCar2 chromosome 11, rCarCar1.hap1, whole genome shotgun sequence contains these coding sequences:
- the LOC125644975 gene encoding myb/SANT-like DNA-binding domain-containing protein 7 produces the protein MQSSSAEVTMMESQNRKRAPAWTEWEVRDLIAVWGKESVLSKFLSSFRNAKTFVKISQGMKDRGHNRDPKQCRMKLKELRQAYQKTREANGRSGSEPQTCHFYDDLHAILGGSATTTPAVLFDSFNGDGGNTEAGFGDEEDDDDKVVDSSQQASRETSFPDSQELFLTLDLEPVTPEPTQGCLLDPAGGEGTSAACVSMITGSSPSQRLVKI, from the exons atgcagagctcatcagcagaggtgaccatgatggagtcccagaatcgcaaaagagctccagcatggactgaatgggaggtacgggatctgattgctgtatggggaaaggaatccgtgctatcaaaattcctttccagttttcgaaatgccaaaacgtttgtcaaaatctcccagggcatgaaggacagaggccataacagggacccgaagcagtgccgcatgaaacttaaggagctgaggcaagcctaccagaaaaccagagaggcgaacggccgctccgggtcagagccccaaacatgccacttctatgatgatctgcatgccattttagggggttcagccaccactaccccagccgtgttgtttgactccttcaatggagatggaggcaacacggaagcaggttttggggacgaagaagatgatgatgataaggttgtagatagctcacagcaagcaagcagagaaaccagttttcccgacagccaggaactgtttctcaccctggacctggagccagtaacccccgaacccacccaaggctgcctcctggacccggcaggcggagaagggacctccg ctgcatgtgtttcaatgatcacaggatcttctccttcccagaggctagtgaagatttga